The Aythya fuligula isolate bAytFul2 chromosome 18, bAytFul2.pri, whole genome shotgun sequence DNA window tatggcttcagtatttaaaaactaTTACCAGTATTTACGACTATTTCCTATTAAACTACTCTTAGTGTACTATagaatgaaaaaagagaaggtCTAAGACAGTTCGGTATGTGACTATGGGAGCCACCTGTGCTGGGGGTGAAAATTATTCATAGAAGTCATATGTCCAGCTTGCACGTTCATTTAAAGTAATGTacctttaacttttttttttttttttttttttttttttactgcacaGCATACCAGAATGTAAAGTTGGCTGTTATTACTGTcttttgaaacaagaaaatcttCTAGAAACACCAATACTGGAATCGGACATAAATGCTGCAGAATATGTGGTTTGTTTCCTGGGTGGCTCAGAGAAAGGTCTGGAACTATATCCTTACCTTATCTGTGTGAAGAGAGAAATGATGTAAAAATGATGTTCTCTTCTTGTCCATTTCCTGCTTGAAATGAGCCCATTTGTGCATATGTTCCAGTGCATAACTGAAAATGTCAGTAACAACCATATCCTGAAAGGGCAAAATACAGATTTGAGCTGATGTATCTTACTTTCCTTAAGAAGATACTTTCAGACTTGAGCTGGACAAATACATTCAAAGTCTGAAGCTAAACCTTGATGTGGAGGtaagttctttttttaaagcagtgaatatgactttttaaacaaatttattaCTCAAGCGATCCAGAAGAATTATATAGAGACAAAACTCTGGGAGAGAGAGGTACTAGCTCCACTGTAGAGATTGTGAATGTCTAAAGTACTGACAGCCACGCAgcttagaagggaaaaaaaagggatttttttgtgCCAGTCATAAATTGCTCAAAGGTTACTTGCAGCTAACGTGAGAGAGAAGACTgactaataaaatataatggtCTACAGGAAAGTTATCCACGTCCACCTAGATTCTTACCACTTCTTAACATTAAGGAAGGATTCTTATTGATGGGTCCTGTCGCAATTCTTCTAATAGAAACTATGTGTTTGAAGTTACTGTTTCGTCCTGTCTGCTGGTGCATGCTGTTTGCTCAGTAGAACTCCTAATATATTGCAGATTTTTCTACTTCTTGAAACGTGAAAACCATTGTAGCTTATATTCCAAAAGCTGTAGCTTTAAATGTCAAACTCATTATTTTAATCTAGTAttgtttgaaatgaaaaaggttttgatatccaaatattttatgttgGATAGATTATTAACGGGCTTCTAATTAGTAGTTAAAAGCTTTGATGTTTCAACTTTTTACAGCAAAAAACCTTGGAGACCTATGTTAACCCCTATTTGAGAAGCTGGTTTGAGAATTCCATATGCCCTATTCAAAGAGTAGTACAGCTCTTCCAGGAGAAACTTGCCTTCTTGTTACATGCTGTAAGTGTATTTCAAACTGGGTATCTAAAAAGGGCTCAAAAGACATCTCAGTGACTgtaatgtgtttaaaatatttcttacatttGCTTTCTCAAACAGGAGTAAATAAGGAACACCGTTTGTTTTAAAGTTCAGGACAAgttctttcttcctgctttatTGCTAAGGATACTTAGCAATTTTTTGCATCAAGAATCAATAAACTGTAATTTTTGTAGTTAACTAATTTTAGATCCTTTAGTAGTGTCCAAGGTATAAGTAGAATGAGAAAACTAGACATGGTATGAGCAAGCTGACCTTGCTATAATCCCCGTGAGTCAGAAGGGCTGTTACATTGCCTGTAGGCTTCATGTAATtccctggtacaaaaaataaaattaatcctAGCATTAGCCCATGAGTTTAAGAAGATTTTGGATGGAATAGCTAATAAAGTGTAACCactgtatttcttctgaatgCAAAGCCAGCTGCAATGATTATGATATGgaatatttcctttctattcttactctgaaaacagtaaatttaAAAGTACGATGTTAAACGTTTATTGCTAGTAGCTACAATGTAGCAATGGAAGTAATCTCCAAGATGCATCTAgctttttaacttttgtttctttattataaGGCATTGAGTTATACTCCTGTGGAagtaaaaaatgcagatgaaagaacagaaaaagacattAACAGGTAAGGATACTTTGAGATTAAGGTACCTGTGAATAACTTGGCTTTTTTGTATGACACCTTCCTGTTCTTGCTGTTCTTAAACTATAGAAACAAGCAGTTCACAAGAGCTTTTTGTGTCAGGTTTCTGGCAGCTGCCAGTCTCCAAGGACTTGTTCAGGAAGGCACAATGACCTCCTTGTGCATTGCCATGACTGAGGAACAGCACAAGTCAATGATTATAGACTGTAGTGGACCCCAGCCTCAGCTGCATAATGCAGGTGAGATTACAGCTGTTATATCCCCCTTTATCCCTCAGCTGCTGAGAACCCTTGACATTAGAAATAGTTGAGGATATTCAGCAGCTCACAGATTTATGGCCAGAAAGTCTGGATTATGTCTGGAAACTAGAACACCTGTTTACCTGTGAGTTAgcagaggaattttttttttacctgttgtAGTTTACAGGCCATGAAACTATGATTTTCACACTTCATGGAAGCTGCAAAATGATTGTCAAAAATccaaccagaaaaacaaaaaagttgtgAATTcaacaatcagaaaaaaatttcATATAATCGCTGTATCTATGTTTGCTTTTCTACATGTACTGTTTTTCTCAAGTCTTAATTCCTGGCCCAGGTATATTATTATCATTTGACATACAGAGCACTTAAACAACGTGAATGCAGTTATATGTCTATGTTGAGCCCATTTCCTCTTTGCTCATCTCTGTGTTCCTGAACACACAACAGGAAGCAACAGATTTTGTGAGGACTGGATGCATGCTTTTGTAAACGGTGCTGAAGGTGGAAATCCATTTCTCTTCCGGCAGATTTTGGAAAACTTTAAATTGAAGgtaactgtttttatttgtttaagacTTGGAACACACATTGGGTTATTGAGGGACGAGGTTATTGCTTTTGCACCAAAGTAGAGTTTTAGGTTACTTACAATGTCTGTATATCATTGACTGGTTACCTCTAACGTTTAGTTTTAGAACTGGCTTACTGTAGTTGACAAGACTAGAATGTAAAGCAGCATGAAAGTTTCTTCAGCAAGTACTCCAATGGCCTTTTCTCCTATTTaaaataaggtgttttttttttgtttttttttttttctccttataatACTGTTAGTTTGAGCTTTGTACACATAGTATTGTATAATTGGGTAATATGCATTGAGATTTTTAAACTTAAGTGACCCGTCATAATAGGAGAGGTAAATGCTTGGTACTGCAACTCGATAATGTCCACACCTTCTGCATTGTTAGAGTAATAGTGGTAATACCCATCAATGACATTACTCACTAAATTCTTATGTTACTCTTGAGTAACAATGTAGAATTGTTTTGCTTGTACTGCTATTCTTCCTGCACTTTTCTACGTTGTTTTCTTTCCGTGTAGAAGGATAAGAAAATTCTCAATAACTGTCTTTCCAGGCTATACAAGACATTAACAACCTGAAGAGGTTTATTCGACAGGCTGAAATGAACCACTACGCCTTGTTCAAGTgttacatgtttttaaagaactgtgGCAGTGGAGACATTCTTTTGAAGATTGTTAAAGTAGAACATGCAGAAATGCCGGAAGCCAGAAATGTAGTGACTGTCCTTGAGGAATTCATGAGAGAAACAGCAGTGGCTTAAAATTATCTTAATTATTCGACACTTGTTGGAGGGTATTGTATAAatcattaatttcttctttgcagCTTAGTTTCACTATTggagaaattttaatttatatttaaaagtattacCCAACTCAAACCTAAGTTGCAATTTCagctacttattttttttgagaaagtagcatgagctttttttttaaatgtgatttacaCATTAAAAAGTGTAAACGTGTTTTAATGTGATTTACACCAGATCTTACAAACTCATGCATAGTTTTCAGTGCTTACTGGATTCTCCAAATgacttgttctttttctgaggaagtcatgacatttgtttttactgtcactgtatgaaaaagaaaaaatttcctTAGCTCACAAGCATTTTGGtgttttagatattttaaatatatttgaaattatcATGTCTAATCATTAAGATCTGGTTagttttaatagaaaaagaagcACAAACATTTGGATAAATCATAACAATGAGTTCGTCATTGTCTCTTCAACATGGGTAACAAGTCTGTAGCTAGTTTCTACATtctattttcaaagcagcagttCGTTCTCCTACTAAATAAGCAACTTGTTAATTGATAGGAAACAGTATTGCCTGAAGACTGAACAGAGTTTTAGGAATCAGTTTGCATGTGCTTCTATTGATGTaaacatattatatataacGTGCTGGTCTGGCATGTTAAATTCCCAGGCTAGATGATGAATTGAATTCTTCAttagtttgcattttttgtgaTCGAGATCTTCTTTGTACATTCCTAGTACCCAATTtgcaaaattgaaaataatcaTGTTTTCTAGTAGTGAATAATTAATTCTGAAGATTTTATAGGTGCAATATTAACTTAATAGAAGCTTTGTCAGAAATGGAAGTAAACTAAGTTTCCAAATTAATTATTCAGACTTGAAAACACTTGACTGTATTTCAGCAATGAATTCTTATCCACATCATGGGACATTTAGACAATAGAATACTTGAATATCTGCCTACAGATGGAATCAAAACTGGCAAGGTCTCTGGGTGACCATATAATTAAGAACTATTTCTGCAATCTGATATAAGCAAAAGTGCCTATTGCTTTCCTTTGCAGCAGAGGGTGTTTGAATGCCTAACTTGGAACATTTGAACAACTCTCCCATTCAAGGCCTGAAACACCAACTATAACAGTCTCCCTGATGCAGTTAAGTTTGTTTGTTCTGCCAGTCCTGTATACTGTGATAAGTCAAAAGCTTTCCAGTGACAGTGCTGTGTTGGACCTGTAATAAGGCTTACAATAAAAGGTATTAAAATCCTTAGTAGTGTGTCTACAGTAAATTACAAATGAGTGTTGTCCttgatgtttccttttaaaacagttCATTCACACAATTAACACAATAACCTGAGTTATCTTATTATTCTGTAACCTGTACTACACTCATTtatattagatttttattttatttgctatatCAATGATCACATACTACTTTAAAatccaattaatatttttcacctTCACCTATAAAACTTCCCTTACTGTAGTTCAGGCTTCTCCTCTACAAGGTAATGAGTTGATCAGTATCAGTCCCACTGAATTTACACtctcttataaaaaaaaaggacaactgGAAAGCTGCAGTAACAGCTTCTCCTGTTGCAAATTGCTTTTGTTGAATTTTGCTAGTGCGGAAGGTGGctggcatgaaaaataaaactgctttctgcagcctttGTTTTAACATCACTTTGCTTTTATCAGCTTTATACTGACTTTGctattttgcttaattttcaaACCTGTAAGATTCATACTGCAGTTTTTAGGATTAGATTTAAAACCCTTGGGAGacaggggggagaggaggggacagCAAACCAGACTTATGTTAAGAATGCAAGTTTACCTTTAGCTGACAGACTTCTCACAAGTTGAAAGATCGGGGTctggtttcttctttttttgtttccgtctctccctccctccctccctctgagAAGTAGCACATAAACCAATTAGTATTTCTCTTTCCAACACTTAAGAGCAGTGCTTACTATACGGCATATGATTAGAGTTATGGGAATAAAATAATGAGTTGTATGAGTTTGTATGATCAAGGGTAAGTCTCAAGGCTGCCAACTTTTGGCTCCTTTCCTGCAACAGATTTTCTGGAATTGGTAATATTTCTGTCCTTCAGTTTGcctttctaaaattattttaaccaGCTAGAAAAATATATAGCGTTAACAGACACCAGTTCCTGTACTAACTAACAGACACAAATAGATAAAATCTACCTTACTTACCCTTTTGCAGAAATTCCTCAACTAGTGAATAAAAAACTTTAAGTGCCTCAAAGCTCAATTAAACGCAGAAAACTACTACCAAGAGTTGAGTCCTGCATATGGCAGCAGTAGTCTGCCTCCCCTTAGGAGTAACAAATCTGGCAGGGACTGCTGCTAGTTACGTTTTCATTTCTTCAACTTATACTTTAACACAATAGTTcccaacaaaaacacaaaacatttttcaaaataagccTTCCCCTTTTATTTAACAACTAAATCATTCAGAGATTTGCTGCAGAACCTCCTGGATACATTGTTTTCACTATGGGATCAAGAGATGAGAATATATTGGCTCTGAGATTTTAAGTCTAATGTTAAAAGACAACAACCTTTCACCCCCTAGCtccccaatttttttttaaaacagtctaATGTATTTGGTCTTCAACTTCCCCTCAGTTTTGAGGTCACTACTGCTTTAAAGCTTCAGTTGTTAAATAGTGGGACAAGACCTGAATTTTTAATACCAGTCAGAAGCCATTTCTGTGTCCTTGTTATACCTCATGGAGAAATAAAGCAGTAGTTCAGTACCGTTTTATCAGACTGTAGACAAACTTAAAAATTGTCTCTGAAAGTTTTTTCTTGGTTGATTTTTGGCATGTGATGTAAACCAGCtctatttgattaaaaaaaaaacaaaaccaaaaaatccaccaacaaaaaaatttAATGGATTCTGCACTCAAATAATATTGttacaacaaaaatatacagaacatacacaatacaaaaatatttggaaacatATCATAGCGTGTTACCTTGCAAATATAATTGTTTTACTTGACCTTAACAGGCAAGTAACATTTGTTCAGTATTTTAAGGCAGAAAATTACATTGTTTAGTGCTTTGTGTTTAACATTTGGATGTGTTGTTAAGATTAGTAGtgtaagcaaaagaaaagctgcacaaGTCTAGCTTTATTTGCAAACTAATCAGACACTCTGGGGGAGTCAGGAGACAGCCAGTGACTAACGTATCTATTAAGCtcactggaaattaattttttttttttgctacttaaATGAGGCCTGCAGAATATTTTGTGCTCTGTATCATAAAGTACCCTGAAACATAAGTTTTCTGGCATTTCAAAAATACCTCATTAGAAAACTTTTTCCAATTAAAAGCTATTAATAGTGACATTACAAATACATTTACCTTTAAACaagctttgtttctgtcttACATGTGATTCTTTCTTTATACAGCTgcactgttttcatttacaaCCAGCTCTCAGCTTCAGTGATCACAGAAGGAATTTTTGAGCCACGTTACAGAACACTGTGAAGCAGCCACTActataaaagaaacacaacagcaGTGATATTGAGAAAAGAGGCTAAAATCCCAGAAGTGCTTTTGTTCTCTGGATCCTAGTTTGCCTCCAGAGGTTGCTGGTGTTGAACTGCATTCATATTTTCCAGTTTCACTTCAGGTAAAGCCAGTGGATGGGGTTTCCAGAGCAACTGGGCTGAGCTTGAATCCATATAAATGGATAAACCAAGTTCTTTACTCACTGAAGTATGTGTGAAAATCCTACCCACGATCCTGCGAGACTAAATATTGGCACAAAACAGCAGCTGTCTTGTAAGGTCAGCAgatagctgttatttttgtcTCAGCTCTAAATGTGTCAGATTCTATTCTTTATAACTAATTCAAATTGAAACTATCTAATCAATTTAAAGCATAAGGGCATTAAAATCCTCAGAAGGAGCAAGGTCTTGGGACACAGAATCCCTAAGCTTTATTTCTACTACAGCAACCTCAGAGAATGAAAATTTCTCTGGCCTCCCCCTTCTCCATTGATAAAATACTTCCTCCTGCTAAAAGAGCAAGTACTGAAGAAACACAATATGCCACATAAGTGCTAATCTTCCCCATTAACTAATGGGGATAAAAATGACGTGAAATGTTGGCTTAAAAACTCAAAAGTGAATTCATCACTTCTACTACTCTACACCTCACGCAGAGATTGTTTCTGGTAAGCTCCTCTCCCATCACTCCATTTGAACCCTCCCCATCTCCTTATAGAATTACTGATGTGTGCAAAATTAATCTCTACCTGCATCCAAATATTTAGGAATAAAAGTGCCATTTGCAAGTCCCACGGACGTTGCTCTACCAGTTTCTCTGCCACCCTCTTTCCCATAGCTGTCTGAGCTACTTCTCAGGTCTAGTCTTGGATGAGAGATCCGTAAAAGGCTTTGAGTTGGACCCCGTCTGTGCTGTCTCCCTGCGGCCGGCAGGTGTCCCTGAAGGAGCTGTACAACCAGCACCCCAGGCTGCGCTACTGCTCCCTGCACCCATCCTCTCTGGACCAGTGCTGCAATATACTTACTAAGTGGGAAGTCCAGCACAGAAACggctttttttccatgtgctgtGTCCTCATTCAAGGACACAGGCATAAAATAGCTTCCTCTAACGCGCGCTGTCTCAAATCTGTGCATTGGTAACAGTCCTTGTCTTTCTCTCTGGCACTTCATATCCACACAAAAGATTCATATTTTATCCAATTCATGTAAAATCCTGTCAGCATCTGAAATAAGACCAAAACAATCACCAAAAGCAGTCCCTCAGTGGATGGTTCCTTCAGGAACACATTGCTGACTGTGATAAGTTGGAACCACAAATGAGCAGGATGGAGAATATTAAAGCTCTGACATAAGCCAGCAGCATCAAGGACATCTGTAGGTAAAAGAAAAGCCTGTTTGCTGTTAGCTCTCTGGCGCTGCAGCACTGTGGCACTCCTGGGTGCATTAGAAAACAATGTAACTGGGTTTCCTGATACTCtgtaaaaatataacaaatttTCACAATATCAGTTTAGTGATATAAACAATTATAAAAACTTAAGCACTTCATCTGCTAACAATCTATCAGCTTATGGAGTCAGGAGCAGTATTACAGGCTCTGCATATGACCTGCTCTATATAAGGGGAGACATTTCAGCTCTGATGAACAGGAATGTGAGAGGGTTTCATTTCTTCAGAATAAATCTAGTGCTGTTCTGAAGTCTGACCTTTCTGATCCCAAGGGTTGCTTGTAGATTTCCTCAGACAGGGCATGGGACGACAGGAATGAAAGTTGCAAAGATGAACAATAGTTTAAGAGAAAAAGTCAAAAGCTCAAAGTGAGGGTTTTGTAATTTTCTTGTAAATTAGTTCATGTAAACTATGTTTACTTACagatgaaggaagaaagaagggcaCCTGTACTACCTATGCAGCTCCCTCATTCTCCTGAGCAAAGGCAAAGATATATTGGCCAGGGTGAGGCTGATGAAGAAAGTGGCAGCCCTCAAATCTGTAGCTTGCTGCTTCACCACAGAGCACATCACTGGCAGGCACAGAAAGTTTTCCTGGGAAGAAACTGATGGGTATTAAGTAGCTTTTGGCTaagaaaccaaaaattaaagttaattgGTGCATACTGTACTCTGACAAATTATAGACAAAATAATCTGGgatttattaacattttctacCTAGAATTTCAAAGGTTTAAGAGAACTTGCAGGGAAACTCTCACTTCCTGCTCAGCTTTGGTTTAAAGGCATCTGCAATCAGAAAGGTTTCATAACAGGTGAGGAAAGGAATATCCTCCTTATGCATTAGCCATGCTTTCCTCAGTATTCTAGTCCCCCTCCTTCCTGTTTCCCTATGTCTCCACCAGTATGAAACTCGCTGGCAAGCTCCTGACCTGAAGCAACACATGTAAACTCTTATGACTACTCTGAGCTGGACCCAAACTGCAGAGATAAAAATAGAATAGGGATCAGTCCTCTTCTTTGAAATGAATGGAGTTCTGACCTTTGTACCTTGATCTGAGGGCCCATGAACAACATGCCAGCCATGCAGAACAACAAAGGTGCAGTTGCCCTCAGAGACTCCATTTCTGTGCACAAAGATGGCAAAACTTGTTCCTTTTGCAGACAAGACTCATTCCAGGTTGTAGAAAcactttccttctcccctttctctttcactgAGGCAACAGGATTTTTACTAGCAGATACTGTGGGAGAACTTCAGCCTTCCAGAGAGATTTTTCCTATAAAGGCAAATAAGTGGACAGCTGATGAATTCTCAAGAATTTCCCCTCTAGAAAGCCAAGCTCCCACTAGTTTGTTGTATCATCTGGCAGCACCATTTACACAGATGAGAGAATAATGCCCATGATACAGAAACCCTTTGCTACAGAGAAAACCTAACTGCTACACTGCCCAT harbors:
- the C18H17orf75 gene encoding protein Njmu-R1 isoform X2; amino-acid sequence: MLPALPDGEERELESSEEGGTGEERRPERHGSTYHSLYGYRSRSLTLLDTNLPTEAETEFRSFIAKRLTKGALFEGMGNVASVDLSIPECKVGCYYCLLKQENLLETPILESDINAAEYVVCFLGGSEKGLELFRLELDKYIQSLKLNLDVEQKTLETYVNPYLRSWFENSICPIQRVVQLFQEKLAFLLHAALSYTPVEVKNADERTEKDINRFLAAASLQGLVQEGTMTSLCIAMTEEQHKSMIIDCSGPQPQLHNAGSNRFCEDWMHAFVNGAEGGNPFLFRQILENFKLKAIQDINNLKRFIRQAEMNHYALFKCYMFLKNCGSGDILLKIVKVEHAEMPEARNVVTVLEEFMRETAVA
- the C18H17orf75 gene encoding protein Njmu-R1 isoform X1 translates to MLPALPDGEERELESSEEGGTGEERRPERHGSTYHSLYGYRSRRSSRQGADSGDGSPGSAAAETPSSEDFSLTLLDTNLPTEAETEFRSFIAKRLTKGALFEGMGNVASVDLSIPECKVGCYYCLLKQENLLETPILESDINAAEYVVCFLGGSEKGLELFRLELDKYIQSLKLNLDVEQKTLETYVNPYLRSWFENSICPIQRVVQLFQEKLAFLLHAALSYTPVEVKNADERTEKDINRFLAAASLQGLVQEGTMTSLCIAMTEEQHKSMIIDCSGPQPQLHNAGSNRFCEDWMHAFVNGAEGGNPFLFRQILENFKLKAIQDINNLKRFIRQAEMNHYALFKCYMFLKNCGSGDILLKIVKVEHAEMPEARNVVTVLEEFMRETAVA